From Haloglomus litoreum, the proteins below share one genomic window:
- a CDS encoding cupin domain-containing protein, translating into MSDTDSGPRPLLRRAEEVEYEDVAAAEGMSKGVLVGEGDGAPNLAIRRFTLAPGAEVPKHTNDIEHEQYVLAGEYVVGLGDEEHVVRAGDSLLIPAGTVHWYRNEGDEEGAFICAVPTGDDSIDLLDE; encoded by the coding sequence ATGAGCGATACCGATTCCGGGCCGCGGCCGCTGCTCCGCCGCGCCGAGGAGGTCGAGTACGAGGACGTGGCTGCCGCCGAGGGGATGTCCAAGGGTGTCCTCGTCGGTGAGGGTGACGGCGCGCCGAACCTCGCCATCCGCCGGTTCACGCTCGCGCCGGGCGCCGAGGTCCCGAAGCACACCAACGATATCGAACACGAGCAGTACGTCCTCGCGGGCGAGTACGTCGTCGGCCTCGGTGACGAGGAGCACGTCGTACGCGCCGGTGACTCGCTGCTCATCCCCGCGGGAACTGTCCACTGGTACCGCAACGAGGGTGACGAGGAGGGGGCGTTCATCTGTGCGGTCCCGACCGGCGACGACAGCATCGACCTGCTGGACGAGTGA